A window of the Drosophila simulans strain w501 chromosome 2L, Prin_Dsim_3.1, whole genome shotgun sequence genome harbors these coding sequences:
- the LOC6739541 gene encoding uncharacterized protein LOC6739541, with the protein MNPHNKFEDMVLKQWLVRDDALFQACGFCLVAASDDQSVFITWDKYYLLNIRFKMPEDSCRIKMTAVRIPVPKSDGGYIRSVHAMRHNTILHMSNGELYSFTSFKALSLIKWLSAVRCLAIVDVGFSVIRIESRRLLLQTYVDLPDWEKDKCTLQHTFDITFDQENLFQSDWQHNEYTLTTLKVTEKEEEFVRSLFGTHAAEQNYVHIFSIGGHVFALAYNLKTRSDSTGPDYNIELLCIYAAHVKFIKLLPIENLCLIFLSSGSIDIWYTSRLLSIKQRQIFHTGSEWLDYDATSGNGDVYYTDGNQLVRLRFKYNAQLDECFVYTLTKPVSGIYGCCWIDQKEELFCLSENNTLYCIAFGMSEMNDQTLRNSTPSLATSSLMRLQHNAEALQEYKKHPDSVRQKLYKEYKQQQLISMIKNIRRVNAPIKTSLEYHLQVPFDIVRDNVLLQAAQSLDLDQKSSIYAVLNVRLIDSRPLLQRIFWKLLTYYDNRINVLLLPTEIVVNKKCCMVVALSKMKNEHLPHFKMQLLQLVELNQQSCAVIFQVPVESSGNSFRAIFSRRIVPAKYTSNNEQLMQRKPNISKIRQASSLRSQFTFCNIADLFCNAVSINNDYCKLHFIDEKLHFHLNGMLESKDASAIYYFKQHIILNSDQLEPASKEYNMIFNSIMSDVDRFRYRQCNDILACGTNFANLKSKYKIIRNDIH; encoded by the exons ATGAACCCGCACAATAAGTTTGAAGATATGGTTTTAAAGCAATGGTTGGTCAGGGATGACGCACTTTTCCAAGCATGTGGGTTTTGTCTAGTTGCGGCATCTGATGACCAATCGGTGTTTATCACTTGGGACAAGTATTATTTGCTAAACATACGCTTTAAGATGCCAGAGGACAGCTGCAGGATAAAAATGACTGCTGTGCGAATTCCTGTGCCCAAAAGTGATGGAGGCTATATTAGGAGTGTGCATGCTATGAGGCACAACACGATTTTGCATATGTCGAATGGGGAGTTATACAGCTTTACCTCATTTAAAGCCCTGAGTCTTATAAAATGGCTCAGTGCAGTTCGTTGTTTAGCTATAGTGGATGTGGGATTCAGCGTGATTCGAATAGAAAGTCGCCGACTGCTTCTGCAGACGTATGTTGATCTTCCTGATTGGGAAAAGGACAAGTGTACACTGCAACATACATTTGACATAACTTTTGACCAGGAGAACCTATTTCAGAGCGACTGGCAGCATAATGAATACACCTTGACAACTTTAAAAGTGACCGAAAAGGAAGAAGAGTTCGTGCGAAGTCTTTTTGGCACACACGCGGCAGAACAAAATTATGTTCACATATTCAGCATAGGTGGACATGTATTTGCGTTGGCCTATAATCTTAAAACAAGATCAGATAGTACCGGTCCTGACTATAATATCGAGCTTCTATGCATATATGCAGCGCACGTTAAATTCATCAAATTGCTGCCAATCGAGAAcctttgtttgatttttctcaGCTCTGGCAGTATAGACATTTGGTACACGTCCAGGCTCCTTTCTATAAAACAGCGTCAAATTTTTCACACAGGTTCTGAATGGCTGGACTACGATGCAACAAGTGGCAATGGCGACGTCTATTACACAGACGGGAACCAGCTGGTGCGACTGCGATTCAAGTACAACGCCCAGCTTGACGAGTGTTTTGTCTACACCTTGACGAAGCCAGTCTCCGGGATATACGGATGTTGTTGGATAGACCAAAAAGAAGAATTGTTCTGCCTGAGCGAGAACAACACACTTTATTGCATAGCTTTCGGGATGTCCGAAATGAATGATCAAACGCTGAGAAATTCAACGCCGAGCCTTGCAACATCATCTTTAATGAGACTGCAGCACAATGCCGAAGCCTTGCaggaatataaaaaacatCCCGATTCAGTTCGGCAAAAATTATATAAGGAGTATAAGCAACAGCAGCTTATATCTATGATTAAAAATATCCGAAGAGTTAACGCGCCCATTAAAACGTCACTGGAATACCACCTTCAAGTACCTTTTGATATTGTCAGGGACAATGTTCTTCTGCAGGCAGCGCAGAGTCTAGATCTAGATCAAAAAAGTTCTATATACGCTGTGCTTAACGTCAGACTTATCGATAGCCGGCCCCTGTTGCAGAGGATATTTTGGAAGCTTTTGACATACTATGACAACCGCATCAACGTCCTCCTACTGCCAACAGAAATAGttgttaataaaaaatgttgcatGGTTGTAGCGTtaagtaaaatgaaaaacgagCATCTGCCTCATTTTAAAATGCAGCTTCTGCAACTTGTGGAACTTAATCAGCAATCGTGTGCTGTAATTTTTCAGGTGCCGGTGGAAAGTAGTGGAAATTCATTCCGAGCTATTTTCAGTAGAAGAATAGTACCTGCGAAATACACGTCGAACAATGAGCAATTGATGCAAAGGAAGccaaatatatcaaaaatcaGGCAGGCTAGCAGTCTTCGAAGTCAATTCACTTTTTGCAATATAGCGGATCTATTTTGCAATGCCGTTTCCATTAACAATGActattgcaaattgcattttatagaCGAAAAGTTGCACttccatttaaatggaatgcTGGAAAGTAAAGATGCTTCAGCGATTTACTATTTTAAGCAACATATTATTCTAAACTCGGATCAACTGGAACCTGCATCCAAAGAATATAACATGATCTTTAATTCAATAATG AGCGACGTTGACCGATTTCGGTACCGACAATGTAACGACATCTTGGCCTGTGGAACAAATTTTGCCAATTTAAagtcaaaatataaaatcattaGAAATGACATTCATTAA